GCGGACCCTCCGTGCTGCTGGAGGCTGGCATCCCCCTTCTGGACGTGCCGGATCCGTCGCTGATGGACCGCATCCGCGAGGGCACGATTGCCGAGATCGCGGAAGGCAGTCTGCGGTTGGACGGGGCGCGAGTGGCTGATGGAGAGCTCCAGACCGCCGAGGTGGTGGAGGGCAAACTGGAGGAGAGTCGCCGGAACCTGGACGAAGAGCTCCAGCGCTTCGCTCAGAACACGCTGGAGCGCGCGTCGAAGGAGCTGAGCGTCCTTCTGGCTTCGGTGAAGCCTCCGCCCACCCAAGTACCCATCCAGGGACGTCACGCGCTCATCGTGGTGCGCGGGGAGAGTTACAAGCAGGATCTCCAGATCATCCGCGGTTATCTTCTGGATGTGCGCCCGGTGCTGATCGGGGTGGACGGGGGAGCCGACGCGCTGCTGGAGATGGGGCTGCGGCCCGATGTCATCATCGGGGACATGGATAGCGTCTCGGACGCGGCTCTGCGCTGCGGAGCCGAGATCGTGGTCCACACCTATGCTGACGGCCGTCCTGCGCTGGGGGAGGAGCGCGTACGGGAGATGGGGCTGGAATACAGCACCTTCGCTGTGCCGGGCACCAGTGAGGACGCGGCCATGCTGTTCGCCTATGAGCACGGCGCCGAGCTCATTGTGGCGGTGGGGACGCACTCCAATCTCTTCGATTTTTTGGAAAAGGGCAGGGGAGGGATGGCCAGCACTCTGCTGGTGCGGATGCGCATCGGGTCGCGGCTGGTGGACGCGAGAGGAGTCAGCAAGCTTTACCCGGCTCGACGTCCGCTCACGGAGATGCTGCTTCTGC
The sequence above is drawn from the Armatimonadota bacterium genome and encodes:
- a CDS encoding thiamin pyrophosphokinase codes for the protein MRGNFLASSPARTSRSRGPRVAGPAKCGRRTKDLAKRLKRGDIAIIDHKDLDSVAAQMLVEAGVSGVVNLAPSISGRYPNRGPSVLLEAGIPLLDVPDPSLMDRIREGTIAEIAEGSLRLDGARVADGELQTAEVVEGKLEESRRNLDEELQRFAQNTLERASKELSVLLASVKPPPTQVPIQGRHALIVVRGESYKQDLQIIRGYLLDVRPVLIGVDGGADALLEMGLRPDVIIGDMDSVSDAALRCGAEIVVHTYADGRPALGEERVREMGLEYSTFAVPGTSEDAAMLFAYEHGAELIVAVGTHSNLFDFLEKGRGGMASTLLVRMRIGSRLVDARGVSKLYPARRPLTEMLLLLLGALMLVTIILQQSEPARAWLEMLGNAIRLKLLEWRILGQ